CTCGGTGCTGCAACGCTCCTCGAAACACTCAGAAATTATAGGCCAAGCGGATGGATGTGCGGCATGGATGTGCGGCACAAAGGGGATTTGGGGCAGCCCCGGCTTGACATCCTCTGCGGTGTCCAGATCATCGGTTCCAGATCATCGGATACAGGCCGTTACAATCTGCAACGTTGGTGCTCGCTGCGCCGGTTCTGGTGCGGCGGTTAAACGGGAAGCAGGAGGACCCTAGGCGCGTCTAGCGCATGGGTCTAACCTGAGCTGCCCCCGCAACGGTAAGTGGACGAGCCGCCCGCACAGGCGGCTTCGCTGCGCGTCTCCAAAAGCCACTGGAACGCCTTTTGCTCGCGCAAAGGGCTTTCCGGGAAGGCGGCGCCGGTCGCATCCACCAGCCCGGATACCGGCCAACAGGGTGGTCCCCTTCGTGGGGGCCGTTGCGTCCAAGCAGCGTCGGGGAAGGCGCTGAGGACACGCTCTGTGGTGTTAACTTTCATGAAAAATTCGTTTTTGCGCGCCCCTGTCGCGGCTCGGGCAGCGCTGCCCGCCGCCCTTTTCGGCCTCGCTGGCGTGTGGGCGGCTGCCCCCGCTGCGGCCAGCCCCGAAGCCGCCACGCCGGCGGCTTTGAGTCCGGTGGTGGTGACGGCGACGCGCACCCCGGTGCCCAGCGATCAATTGGTCGCTCAGGTGGTGGTGATCGAGCGCGAAACCATCGAACAAGCCCAAGGGCAGACTTTGGCTGCGCTGCTGCAACAAGCCGCTGGGGTGCAGATCAGCAGCAATGGCGGGCTGGGCAAGGCCTCCACCGTATTCTTACGCGGTACCGAAGGGCGCCATGTGCTGCTGCTGATCGACGGCGTACGCTACGGCTCGGCGACCCTGGGTGCGCCCAACTGGGACAACCTGCCGCTGGCGGCGATCGAGCGCATCGAGGTGCTCAAAGGCCCGGCGGCGGCGCTCTACGGCAGCGACGCCGTGGGCGGGGTGGTGCAGATTTTTACCCGGCGCGGGCTAGAGGGCTTTCATCCCCACGCCGGCCTCACTTTGGGGGCGCACGGACACCGCGCCGCCCAGGCCGGAGTGGCCGGGGGCCAAGGGCGCTGGCAGTATCGGATCGGGGTCTCGACCCTGCGCGAAGACGGTTTTTCGGCCACGAATCCTGCGGTGCCGCCGGGCTGGGTAGCGTATACGGTGCCACCGGACCCGGTGCCCCGTTGGAGGACGCGGGACCGGCATAACCCCGACGCCGATGGCTTCGAGCAAGACGCGCTCAACGGCAGCCTGCGCTTCGAGCCCAGCCCCGGTTGGCTGCTGACGGCGCACGGGCTAATTTCCAGTGGCAATAGCGCCTTCGACGACGGCACGCAGGTGCAGGATGTGCGCGGCCTGACCAGCACCCGGGTACTGGGGCTCGGCCTAGAGCGCGCTTGGGACGGCGGTGCGCGCACCAGCCTGCGCCTGAACCGCGCCGACGACTTGACGCGCAATTTTGATTTCGAGGGCAATACGCGCTTTGACACCGAGCGGCGCCAGTGGACGCTGCAGCACGACCAACCCAGCCCCATCGGCACCCTGACGCTGGGCCTAGAGCACAGCCGCGAAGAGGTGGACAGCAGCACCGCCTACACGGTGCGCGAGCGCAGCATCGAGGGCGTTTTCGTGGCGCTGCAAGGCAGCGCGGGCCGCCACGCCTGGCAGGCCAGCGCCCGGCGCGACGACAACTCGCAGTTTGGTTCGGCCAACACTGGCGCGCTCGCCTACGCCTTTGAGTTTGCCCCAGGCTGGCGCGTGCGCGCCGCGCACGGCACCAGCTTCAAGGCCCCCAGCTTCAATCAGTTGTATTGGCCGCAGTGGGGTAACCCCACCACCCAACCCGAGCGCGGGCGCAGCAGCGAGGTCGGCCTGAGCCATACCTTTGGCCGCCAGTCGCTGCAACTGACGCGCTTCGAGCAGCGCATCCGCGGCTTCATCACCACCGCGCCCACTGTGACCAACGTGCCCCAGGTGCAGATCGACGGCTGGAACCTGGTCTGGCAAGGCAGCGAGGGCGACTGGCGCTGGCGCGCCGACCTCGAGCTGCTGGAAGCCCGCAACCGCACCCCGGGTCCGAACTTCGATCGACGCTTGGCCCGCCGCGCTGAGCAGCAGCTGGCCTTGAGCCTAGAGCGGGCCTGGAGCGATGCCTGGTGGTTCGGGGCCCACGCTGTGCTGGCAGGGGATCGTTTCGACGACGCCGCCAACACCCGGCGCCTGCCGGGCTATGGCCGGCTGGACCTGAGTGCCGAGCACCAGTTGTCCAGCGACTGGCGGCTGCAACTGCGCCTCAACAACGTGGGCGACAAGCGCTACGAAACCGCACTGGGCTTTAACCAGAGCGGGCGCGCGCTCTTTGCCAGCCTGACCTGGCAGCCCCAGCGCTGACTGCCGGTGTCAAACTGCCCCGCTCCTGTGATCGCTGCTCCGGCGTCGGGGCCGGGCCACACCTGCGCCACCGGTGGCTGGGCGCGTTTGCACCTGCCCGGCCCGCAGCGCATCGTCTGCCTGACCGAAGAAACCACCGAGTGGCTCTACCTGCTGGGGCAGGAGTGGCGCATCGTGGGCATCAGTGGCTACACCGTGCGGCCGCGCCGGGCGCGCGACGAAAAGCCCAGGGTCAGCGCCTTCCTCAGCGCCAAGATCGACAAGATCCTGGCGCTGGAGCCGGACTGCGTGTTCGGCTTCTCGGACTTGCAGGCCGACATCGCAGCGGCGCTGATTCGTGCCGGGGTGCAGGTCACCGTGTTCAACCAGCGCAGCGTGGACGGGATTTTTTCCATGCTGTTCCAGGTGGCGGCCATGGTGGGCTGCGCCGACGCGGGGCTGGCGCGCATCGCGCTCATGCGCGCGCGGCTGGACGCGATCCGGGCCGAGGTGGCGGCGCTCGGTGCCTTGGGCAAGCGCCGGCCGCGCGTGTTTTTTGAAGAGTGGGACGAGCCGCACATCAGCGCCATTCGTTGGGTGTCGGAGCTGGTTGGCATTGCAGGGGGGGTCGACGTGTTTCCAGAGCTGGCTGTGCAAGCCATGGGCAAAGACCGCATCATCGCCGACGGCGCGCAGATCGTGGAGCGCGCGCCCGATATCGTCATCGGCTCGTGGTGTGGCAAAAAATTCCGGCCGGACAAGGTGGCGGCCCGGCCCGGCTGGGCTGATGTGCCGGCCGTGCGCCATGGGCAGCTGTTTGAAATCAAGTCGGCAGACATTTTGCAGCCGGGCCCAGCGGCGCTGAGCGATGGCGTGGAGCAACTGCACCACCTCATTCACCATTGGCGTTTGCATCATGGCTGAGCCGGCGCGCATCGAGCTGATCGTGGGCGGGCAAAAGAGTGGCAAGTCGCGCTTGGCTGAACAGCGGGCCAGCGCGTGGTTGGCCGCTGCCCCCGATCGGCAAGCGCTGCTGCTGGCCACCGGTCTGCCTAGCGATGCTGAAATGCGCCAGCGCATCGCGCAACACCAGCGCGACCGTGCCGAGCGCTTGCCCGGTATGCGCACGCTCGAAGAACCCTACGAGCTGGCGGCGGCTTTGCGCCGGGCCAGTGCGGCCGATGCGTTGGTGGTGGTGGATTGCCTGACGCTGTGGCTGACGCAGGCGCTGCTGCCGCCACCGGGCGTGAAGCCCGTGGCCGATGCGGCGGCCATCCGCGCCGACCTGTGCGCCACCCTGCAAGGTCTGCCCGGCCCGGTGGTGCTGGTGGGCAACGAAATTGGGCTGGGGGTGATACCCATGGGGGCTCACGTGCGCCATTTTGTCGATGAACTGGGCCTGCTCAACCAAGCCGTGGCGGCGTTGGCCGAGCGCGTGACCCTGATGGTGGCTGGTTGCCCGCTGCAGATCAAAGGAGTGTGCGCATGAAGGAAGCTCTGGCGCTGGCGCCGGCCCGGGCGCTGCGCGCTTGCTGCTGGCCGTTGCAACGGGTGCGGGCGTGGGCCTTGGGTCGGGCAGGGCGCGCCCTCTGCGGCGCTGTGCTCATGCTCGGAGCACCGTGGCTGGCCCCAGTGCAAGCCGCAAAACCAGCCCAAGCCCAAGCCCAAGCCATCTCGGTGCTCGACGACCGTGGCCGCACCGTGCTGTTGCCCCAGCCGCCGCAGCGCGTGGTCTCGGTGCTGCCTTCGCTCACCGAAACCGTGTGCGCGCTCGGCCAGTGCCAGCGGCTGGTGGGGGTGGACCGCTTTTCCGATTGGCCGGCGGCGGTGCGCGCTTTGCCTCAGGTGGGTGGCGGCATCGACCCCAATATCGAGGCCATCGTCACCCTGCGGCCCGACTTGGTGCTGATGGCGCGCTCCAGCCGCGGCAGCGAGCGGCTGGAGGCGCTGGGCCTGACGGTGCTGGTGCTAGAGCCGCAAACCCACGCCGACGTACGCCGGGTCATGGGCCGGGTGGCGCAGGCGCTGGGGCTGCCGGCGCAGCAGGCCGAGCAGTTGTGGCAGCGCATCGACGCCGAGCTGACGGCGCTGGCGGGCGCTTTGCCGCCCTCGGTGCGGCAGACGCGGGTGTATTTTGAGGTCAACCGCGCCCCGTTTGCCGCCGGGGCCTCGTCGTTCATCGGCGAGTCGCTGGCGCGCCTGGGGGCGCAAAACATCGTGCCGCCCGAACTCGGGCCCTTCCCCCAGCTCAACCCCGAGTTCGTGGTGCGCGCCAACCCCGACCTGATCATGGTCGGCGCGCGCGACCGCGCCAGCCTGCACGAGCGCCCGGGCTGGGGCCGCATCCGCGCCGTGCGCGAGCAGCGCCTGTGCGTGTTTGCCGACGCCGAGCTCGACGCCCTCGTGCGTCCCGGGCCGCGCCTAGCCGAAGGCGCGCGCCTGCTGGCCGACTGCCTGCGCCGCCATGCCCCATGAAGCAGCCGCCGCCAGCCCTTAATCACAACAGCGCAGCCGCTGTTGCGCCACTGCCCAGCGGCCCTGGCTCCGCTGCCACGGCTCCACGCCGCCCCTGGGCCTTGGGGCTGGGCTTGTGCCTGCTGGCGGCGCTGTTGGCCTTGCTCGGCTTGGGGGTGGGCAGCAGCGGCCTTGAGCCCATCTGGCGCCTCTGGGCCGACCCGGTGGCGGCGCAGATCGTCTGGGATATCCGGGCGCCGCGCACCCTGGGCGCTTGGGCTGCGGGGGCGCTGCTGGGGCTGGCTGGGGCGGTGGCGCAGGGCCTGTTTCGCAACCCGCTGGCCGACCCCTTTTTGCTCGGCAGCGCTGCCGGGGCCGCGCTGGCGGTGGCTTTGACGCTGGCTGGATTTGGGGTGTCGCTGTTTGCGCTCGAATGGTTGGTGCGGCTGGGCCTGACGGCGGCCGCCTTTGTGGGTGCGGTGACGGCGGTGCTGCTCACACTGGCGCTGGCGCGCGGCGTGCAGCACACCTTGCGCCTGCTGCTGGCCGGGGTGGTGGTGGGCATGGTGCTGGGGGCGCTGGGCTCGATGGTGACGCTGGCCGCGCCCGCAACGCTGGCGCCGATGCAGGCCTTCATGCTGGGCTCGACCGGCTTCATCGGCTGGCCGGCGCTGGGGCTGATGGCCGCCGTGGGTGCGCTGTGCGTGTGCGCCGGCGTGGCGCTGGCCAAGGTGCTCGACGGCCTGAGCCTGGGCGAGGACACGGCGCAGAGCCTGGGCCTGCCGCTGGCGCCGCTGCGCGTGGCGCTGGTGGTGCTGCTGGCGCTGGCCACGGGCACGGCGGTGGCCCAGACCGGGCTCATCGCCTTCGTTGGGCTGGTAGCGCCGCATCTGGTGCGCGCGCTCATCCAGACCACGCACGGCTGGCTGCTGCCGCTGGCCAGCCTGATGGGTGGCGTGCTGCTGTTGGCGGCCGATTTGCTGGCGCGTGCGCTGCTGGCGCCGCAAGAGATTCCGGTCGGGGTGCTGACGGCGGTGCTCGGCGGCGGCTATCTGCTCTGGCTGATGCGCCGGCGGGCGCCATGAATCGCACCATGAACACCAGCGCCAGCGCCGCCGCGCCCAGCCTTGCAAGCGCCCCCGCGGCCTTGCAGTGCCGGGGTTTGAGCGCCGTGCTCGGGCAGGGCGCGCAGGCGCACACCGCGCTGCACGGGGTGGACGTGCGCTTTGCCGCTGGGCGCTGGACCAGCATCGTCGGCCCCAACGGCGCCGGCAAATCGACCCTGCTGCGGGCGCTGGCCGGGCTGCAAGCGGTGCAGGGCACGGTCGAGCTTTTGGGGCGGCCGCTGCCGCACTGGGGCGCGCGCGAGCGCGCCCGCACCTTGGCCTGGCTGGCGCAGGGCGGTGCAGCCAGTCAGAACGCCGCCGACGACCTCACCGCCTACGACGTGGCGATGCTCGGGCGGCTGCCGCATCAGGGCTGGCTGGCAGCGCCCAGCGCCACCGACCGCGCTGCCGTGGAGCGCGCCTTGCGCCAGACCCAGGCCTGGGACTGGCGCCAGCGGCCTTTGGGCGGCCTGTCGGGCGGCGAGCGCCAGCGCGTCTTGCTGGCGCGCCTGCTGGCGGTCGAGGCCCAGGTGCTGCTCATGGACGAGCCGTTGCTCAACCTCGACCCACCGCACCAAGCCGACTGGATCGCGCTCGTGCGCGACTTGGTGGCTCAGGGGCGCACGGTGGTGAGCGTGTTGCACGAAATCGGCACCGCCTTGCTGGCCGACGAACTGGTGCTGCTGCAGCAGGGCCGCATCGTTCTCCAAGGCCGTTGCAGTGCGCCCACCACGCAGCGCGCGCTCGAGGCGCTGTTCGAGCAGCGCATCGCCATCCACGCCCTGCACGGGCAGTGGGTGGCGCTGCCGAAGATATGAATATCGTTTGTTATCCGGGACCACGATGCGGGGTCCGGGATGACAGCTAAAAAATCGTCTCTTAAACGAAGGTGACATCATGCAAATAGAAACACCTCCTACGGTCAAACCCTATGCCAAACCTGAGGGCGAGCGGCGTGGCCTGATCATCGTCAATACCGGCGATGGCAAAGGCAAAAGCACTGCCGCCTTCGGCCTGGCACTGCGCGCCCACGGCCGCCGCCATGTGCATGGCAAAGCCGTGAGGATTTTCCAGTTCATGAAGGTGCCGAGCGCGCGCTTCGGCGAACACCGCATGTTCGAGCAACTCGGCATTCCAATCGAAGGGCTGGGCGACGGCTTCAGCTGGAAAAGTCCGGACCTGGAACATTCGGCCCAACTGGCGCGCAACGGCTGGGAAAAAGCCAAAGCCGCCATCCTGAGCGGCGACTATTTTCTGGTGGTGCTGGACGAGCTGACCTACCCGCTGATTTACAGCTGGATGCCGCTGGACGATGTGCTGCACACCTTGCAGAGCCGGCCCAAGGAGGTGCATGTGGTCATCACCGGCCGGCGCTGCCCACCTGAAATCATCGCGCTGGCCGACACCGTGACCGAGATGACGAAAATCAAACATGCGTTCAACGCGGGCATTCCTGCGCAGCGCGGCATCGAAGATTAGGAACGCGCAGTGAGCGCACCCGCAGAACCCCACGCCTTCAGCGCCGCCGATCAGCAGGCTGTGTACCGTGCTGTTTGCGATCGGCGCGACATGCGCCACTTCAGCGGAGCTACGGTGGCTGACGGCGTGCTGCAGCGGCTGTTGTCTGCCGCGCACCACGCGCCCAGTGTTGGCTTCATGCAGCTCTGGCGCTTTATCCGCGTGTGCAAGTCTGTTTTGTGCCTGGGTCCGGTCGAAATGTTTTATCAAGAGCCCATGCTGCAAACCGAAAACTGCGCACGCTGTTCCGCGCACGCCGACCTGGTGTTTGAAAACTGCTGGGGCCAGCCGGCCGGGCATGGCAAACCAAGCGCCTGACATGCTGATGGTCTGGACCTGCTGCGACCAGCCGTTGAGCCTCGGCGGCATGGCGCTGGTATTGGTGCTGGTCTTGCTGCTGGCCCTGTGGATTGATCACGGTTTTGGCGAGCCACGTACAAGCCTTCATCCCGTGGTGTGGATCGGTCTTTACCTCAAAATTTTCGGCCGCATGACTGTGCGTTTCCCGCCTGTGCTCGCGTTTGTGCTGGGGGCACTGGCTTGGGCGTTGGGCGCTGTCTTGACGGGGGTGTTGGCCTGGGGGCTGCAGGCTCTGGTTTTCTGGCAGCTTGCCGACTTTTCCGCAATGCCGGGCCTGCAGAGCGGGGTGAGCGCTGTGGTGATTGCCTTGTTGATGGCCTGGCTGCTCAAGTCGATGTTGTCCTGGCGCATGCTGCACGAGGAAGTGAGCGCGGTCGAGGCCGCGTTGCGGCAGTCGCTGGATGCCGGTCGCGAACGCCTCTCAATGCTGGTGAGCCGCGACACGTCTCAGCTCACCGCCAGCGAGGTGCGTGAAAGCGCGATTGAGTCGCTGGCCGAAAACCTCAATGATTCGGTGGTCGCGCCCATTTTCTGGTTTGTTCTGTTCGGCCTGCCGGGTGCCGCGATTTACCGCTTTGCCAACACCGCCGACGCCATGTGGGGCTACCGCGGTGTGTACCGCGGGGAGCACTGGGAATGGGCGGGCAAGTGGGCGGCGCGGGCCGACGATGTGTTGTCGTGGCTGCCGGCGCGCCTGACGGCTTTGCTGCTGGCGCTGCTGGCAGGCGGTCTGCCGATTGCAACCCTGCGGGCCGAAGCCGGCAAAACGCCGTCGCCCAACAGCGGCTGGCCGATGGGGGCCATGGCTTTGGCGTTGGAAGTCAGCCTGCGCAAGAGCGGTGTTTACACACTCAATCCCACCGGCCGGCAGCCGCAGGCGTCAGATCTGGTGGCGGCGCAAAAATATGCATCAAATGTGGTCCTAGCCCTTATTCCAATTGCGCTAATAGCCATTGCATTGATAGCAAATTGGGGGCACGCATGAGTGCAGAAAAATCCGCAGCCGCGCGTGGCCACGGCGGACCCGACCACCTCGGGGTGCCGCTTCACGATTTTTCGAGCAACAGCAACGCCTGCGGGCCCTGTCCTTTCGCGCTGGCTGCCGTGCAGCAAGCCGATGCCAGCCGGTATCCCGACGCCAGCTACACCGCTTTGCGCCAGCAGCTGGCTGGGTTTCACGGTGTGGACGCGCAGCGCCTGGTGTTGGCCGCCAGCGCCAGCGAGTTCATTTTCCGCATCACCGCGCTCGCCGCCCAGCGCGGCGCCGGCGCCGTCTGGCTGCCGCCGTACAGCTACGGCGACTACGCGCAGTCAGCCCAGAGCTGGAAGTTGCCGGTGGTTGCGCAGCCGGCGCAGGCGCAATTGCGCTGGGCATGTGATCCGTCCAGCCCGCTGGGCGTCGCTCATCAGGGACTGGCTGAATTACCCGTCACAGCGGCGCTGTGCGTGCTGGACCGTGCTTACGAACCGCTGCGGCTCAGCGGCGCGCTCGCACTGCCCGACGAAGCGCTGCAAAAGTTCTGGCAACTCTGGACGCCGAACAAGGCGCTGGGTTTGACTGGTGTGCGCGCGGCTTATGCGATTGCGCCGCCGGGTGCGAACGACGCAGTGATGCAGTTGGAGAGCCTGGCCCCTTCGTGGCCGGTAGGTGCGCATGGTGCGGCGATGTTGCGAGCCTGGTGCGAACCGGCGGTCCAGCAATGGCTGGCTGATAGCCTTGTCACGCTGCGCGAGTGGAAAGAGCGGCAGAAGCAGGTTTGTGAATCAATCGGCTGGACCGTGCTGCCGAGCAACGCGAACTTCTTCGTCTGTCATGCCGGAATTGAGCAGCTTGTGCCGGACCCCGATCCGGGTACGTCCCTGTCTGTGCACCGAGATGGATTGCGGATCAAGCCCGCAATGACAGATCTGCGCGAACGCGGCATCAAGCTGCGCGATTGCACATCCTTCGGTTTGCCGGGCCATCTGCGCCTGAGCGTGCAAACGCCTGCGGCGCAGGACGCGTTGCACCATGCATGGCAAAACATTAGCAAGGCAAGTTCATGAGCGCAAAAAGCGTGATGGTTTTAGGCACCACCAGCGGTGCCGGAAAAAGTTGGCTGAGCACCGCGCTGTGCCGTTATTACGCACGTCAGGGTCTGAAGGTCGCGCCCTTCAAGGCGCAGAACATGAGCAACAACGCCCGGGTGGTGGCCGCCGCGTCGGGCTTAGCGGGCGAGATCGGCTCGGCCCAGTACTTTCAGGCCCTTGCCGCCTGCGCCCAGCCCGAAGTGCGCATGAACCCGCTGCTGCTCAAGCCCGAGGCCGACACGCACAGCCAGGTGGTGCTGCTGGGCGAAGTCAGCCGCGAGCTCAGCGACATGCCTTGGCGCGCGCGCAGCGTACGGGTCTGGCCGCAGATCAGGGCCGCGCTCGATGCGCTGTGCGCCGAAAACGACGTGGTGGTGATCGAGGGCGCCGGCTCGCCGGCCGAGATCAACCTGCACGCCAGCGACATCGTGAATATGCGCGTGGCCCGCCACGCCCAGGCGCGCTGTTTGCTGGTGACCGACATCGACCGCGGCGGCGCTTTTGCCCACCTCTACGGCACCTGGGCCCTGCTGCCCGAGGACGAGCGCGCGCTCATCTGCGGCTTTGTGCTCAACAAGTTCCGGGGCGATGCGGCGTTGCTCGCGCCGGCGCCTCAGATGCTGCACGACTTGACCGGCGTGCCGGTGGTGGCGACCTTGCCCATGTGGTGGCAGCACGGCTTGCCCGAAGAGGATGGGGTTTTTGATGACCGCAGCCGTGTCGCTGGCGCGCTTAGCCAGACCATCGCCGTGATCGCCTACCCGCGCAGCAGCAACCTTGACGAGTTTCAGCCGCTCAAGAACGTGCCGGGTCTGCGCCTGATCTGGGCGCGCACGCCGGCCGACTGCTCCGGGGCCGACTGGATCGTGCTGCCCGGCATCAAAGCCACAGCAGCCGACTTGGCTTGGCTGCGTGCGCAGGGGCTGGACCAGGCGCTGGCCGCGCACGCCGCACAGGGCCGGGCCGTGCTGGGCATCTGCGGCGGGCTGCAGATGCTGGGCGAGGCGCTGATCGACCCCCACGGCATCGAACCGCTGGCGCTGGGCAACACCCCCGGCCTGGGCTTGCTGCCGCTGGTGACGGTGTTTGCGGAGCGCAAAACCGTCTGCCACACGAGCACGTCCTTTGCTGAACTGACCGGCTGCTGGGCGGCGTTGTCGGGCGTGCGCGTGACCGGCTACGAAATCCATCACGGTCAAACGGTGCAGCACCCCGACATGGCGGCCCAAGGCCTAATCGCGCGCGAGGTCATGCCCGGCCTGGCGTGGCAAAACGCGGCCGGCAACGTACTCGGCTGCTATGTGCACGGCCTGTTCGAACAGCCAGCCGTGCTGCGCGCCCTGTTTGGCAGCAGCGCGCCCACGCTGGAGAGCGTGTTCGATGGCCTAGCCGATTTTGTGCAAAGCCACTTTGCCCCCGGTGTGCTCGACGCCCTGATACGCAAGCCCTGACCCTGCAAGCCCCAACCACGCAAGCCCTGACCATGCAAAAACTGATGACCATGCCCTTCACCCCGCCCACCCTAGAAGACCTCTTCCAGCCGGCGCTCTCAGCGCGCCTGCAGCACCGGCTCGACCACAAGACCAAGCCGCTGGGCAGCTTGGGCGGGATCGAAGCCCTGGCGCTGCGCATCGGCCTGATTTTGGGCAGCGAAAAGCCCACGCTGCAGCAGCCGCAGCTGGTGGTGTTTGCCGCCGACCACGGCTTGGCGGCGCGGGGCGTATCGGCTTATCCGAGCGCCGTCACGGCGCAGATGGTGCAGAACTTTCTGGCCGGCGGCGCGGCGGTGAGCGTGCTGGCACGCCTGCACGGCTTGGCGCTGACGGTGGTGGACTGCGGCGTGGCCAGCCCACTGTCGCCGCAGCCAGGTTTGCAGCTGCGCAAGGTCGCCAGCGGCAGCGCCGACGCCAGCGTCGAGCCGGCCATGACGCCCGCGCAGTGCGCCGCCGCGCTGGCGCACGGCGTGGCCGTGGTGCAGGGCCTGCCCGGCAACGCCTTGTTGCTGGGCGAGATGGGCATAGGCAACACCTCGGCGGCGGCGCTGCTGCTGGCGCGGCTCGGGGGTTTGCCGATCGAGGACTGCACCGGGGCCGGTACCGGGCTCGATGCCGCCGGGGTGGCGCACAAAACCGCCGTCTTGCGCGGCGCCTTGGCTTTGCATGCACAGGCCCGCGAACCGCTGGACGCGCTGGCGGCGCTGGGCGGCTTCGAGATCGCCGCCTTGGTCGGGGCGGTGCTGCAGGCGGCGGCCGAGCGGCGCGTGATCGTCGTCGATGGCTTCATCACCAGTGCCGCGGTGCTGGTGGCGGCGCGGCTGCAGCCGCGGGTGTTGCAGCGCTGTGTGTTTGCGCACCGCAGCGGCGAGCGCGGCCACGCCGCCATGCTGCGCTTGCTGGGGGCCGAGCCGCTGCTCGATCTGGGGCTGCGCTTGGGCGAGGGTTCGGGC
This sequence is a window from Serpentinimonas maccroryi. Protein-coding genes within it:
- a CDS encoding TonB-dependent receptor domain-containing protein, with the translated sequence MKNSFLRAPVAARAALPAALFGLAGVWAAAPAAASPEAATPAALSPVVVTATRTPVPSDQLVAQVVVIERETIEQAQGQTLAALLQQAAGVQISSNGGLGKASTVFLRGTEGRHVLLLIDGVRYGSATLGAPNWDNLPLAAIERIEVLKGPAAALYGSDAVGGVVQIFTRRGLEGFHPHAGLTLGAHGHRAAQAGVAGGQGRWQYRIGVSTLREDGFSATNPAVPPGWVAYTVPPDPVPRWRTRDRHNPDADGFEQDALNGSLRFEPSPGWLLTAHGLISSGNSAFDDGTQVQDVRGLTSTRVLGLGLERAWDGGARTSLRLNRADDLTRNFDFEGNTRFDTERRQWTLQHDQPSPIGTLTLGLEHSREEVDSSTAYTVRERSIEGVFVALQGSAGRHAWQASARRDDNSQFGSANTGALAYAFEFAPGWRVRAAHGTSFKAPSFNQLYWPQWGNPTTQPERGRSSEVGLSHTFGRQSLQLTRFEQRIRGFITTAPTVTNVPQVQIDGWNLVWQGSEGDWRWRADLELLEARNRTPGPNFDRRLARRAEQQLALSLERAWSDAWWFGAHAVLAGDRFDDAANTRRLPGYGRLDLSAEHQLSSDWRLQLRLNNVGDKRYETALGFNQSGRALFASLTWQPQR
- a CDS encoding ABC transporter substrate-binding protein, which translates into the protein MHLPGPQRIVCLTEETTEWLYLLGQEWRIVGISGYTVRPRRARDEKPRVSAFLSAKIDKILALEPDCVFGFSDLQADIAAALIRAGVQVTVFNQRSVDGIFSMLFQVAAMVGCADAGLARIALMRARLDAIRAEVAALGALGKRRPRVFFEEWDEPHISAIRWVSELVGIAGGVDVFPELAVQAMGKDRIIADGAQIVERAPDIVIGSWCGKKFRPDKVAARPGWADVPAVRHGQLFEIKSADILQPGPAALSDGVEQLHHLIHHWRLHHG
- a CDS encoding bifunctional adenosylcobinamide kinase/adenosylcobinamide-phosphate guanylyltransferase translates to MAEPARIELIVGGQKSGKSRLAEQRASAWLAAAPDRQALLLATGLPSDAEMRQRIAQHQRDRAERLPGMRTLEEPYELAAALRRASAADALVVVDCLTLWLTQALLPPPGVKPVADAAAIRADLCATLQGLPGPVVLVGNEIGLGVIPMGAHVRHFVDELGLLNQAVAALAERVTLMVAGCPLQIKGVCA
- a CDS encoding ABC transporter substrate-binding protein, producing MLGAPWLAPVQAAKPAQAQAQAISVLDDRGRTVLLPQPPQRVVSVLPSLTETVCALGQCQRLVGVDRFSDWPAAVRALPQVGGGIDPNIEAIVTLRPDLVLMARSSRGSERLEALGLTVLVLEPQTHADVRRVMGRVAQALGLPAQQAEQLWQRIDAELTALAGALPPSVRQTRVYFEVNRAPFAAGASSFIGESLARLGAQNIVPPELGPFPQLNPEFVVRANPDLIMVGARDRASLHERPGWGRIRAVREQRLCVFADAELDALVRPGPRLAEGARLLADCLRRHAP
- a CDS encoding FecCD family ABC transporter permease, whose protein sequence is MKQPPPALNHNSAAAVAPLPSGPGSAATAPRRPWALGLGLCLLAALLALLGLGVGSSGLEPIWRLWADPVAAQIVWDIRAPRTLGAWAAGALLGLAGAVAQGLFRNPLADPFLLGSAAGAALAVALTLAGFGVSLFALEWLVRLGLTAAAFVGAVTAVLLTLALARGVQHTLRLLLAGVVVGMVLGALGSMVTLAAPATLAPMQAFMLGSTGFIGWPALGLMAAVGALCVCAGVALAKVLDGLSLGEDTAQSLGLPLAPLRVALVVLLALATGTAVAQTGLIAFVGLVAPHLVRALIQTTHGWLLPLASLMGGVLLLAADLLARALLAPQEIPVGVLTAVLGGGYLLWLMRRRAP
- a CDS encoding ABC transporter ATP-binding protein — protein: MNTSASAAAPSLASAPAALQCRGLSAVLGQGAQAHTALHGVDVRFAAGRWTSIVGPNGAGKSTLLRALAGLQAVQGTVELLGRPLPHWGARERARTLAWLAQGGAASQNAADDLTAYDVAMLGRLPHQGWLAAPSATDRAAVERALRQTQAWDWRQRPLGGLSGGERQRVLLARLLAVEAQVLLMDEPLLNLDPPHQADWIALVRDLVAQGRTVVSVLHEIGTALLADELVLLQQGRIVLQGRCSAPTTQRALEALFEQRIAIHALHGQWVALPKI
- the cobO gene encoding cob(I)yrinic acid a,c-diamide adenosyltransferase, which encodes MQIETPPTVKPYAKPEGERRGLIIVNTGDGKGKSTAAFGLALRAHGRRHVHGKAVRIFQFMKVPSARFGEHRMFEQLGIPIEGLGDGFSWKSPDLEHSAQLARNGWEKAKAAILSGDYFLVVLDELTYPLIYSWMPLDDVLHTLQSRPKEVHVVITGRRCPPEIIALADTVTEMTKIKHAFNAGIPAQRGIED
- a CDS encoding nitroreductase family protein, giving the protein MSAPAEPHAFSAADQQAVYRAVCDRRDMRHFSGATVADGVLQRLLSAAHHAPSVGFMQLWRFIRVCKSVLCLGPVEMFYQEPMLQTENCARCSAHADLVFENCWGQPAGHGKPSA
- the cbiB gene encoding adenosylcobinamide-phosphate synthase CbiB; translated protein: MLMVWTCCDQPLSLGGMALVLVLVLLLALWIDHGFGEPRTSLHPVVWIGLYLKIFGRMTVRFPPVLAFVLGALAWALGAVLTGVLAWGLQALVFWQLADFSAMPGLQSGVSAVVIALLMAWLLKSMLSWRMLHEEVSAVEAALRQSLDAGRERLSMLVSRDTSQLTASEVRESAIESLAENLNDSVVAPIFWFVLFGLPGAAIYRFANTADAMWGYRGVYRGEHWEWAGKWAARADDVLSWLPARLTALLLALLAGGLPIATLRAEAGKTPSPNSGWPMGAMALALEVSLRKSGVYTLNPTGRQPQASDLVAAQKYASNVVLALIPIALIAIALIANWGHA